Part of the Kitasatospora sp. NBC_01266 genome, ACCTGCTCACCCGGCGGCTGGAGCGGGCCGCTGCCCTGCTGCGCACCACCGACCACCCGATCGCCGGCATCTGCTGCGACGTGGGGCTGACCAGCCTGGGCTCGTTCACCACCAGCTTCACGCGGATGTACGGGCTGGCCCCCGCCGCCTACCGGGCCGCCTTCCCGCCGGCCGCCGCGCACGCGATCGTGCCGGGCTGCGTGCGCCGGGCCTACGGGCGTCCGCAACACCGCACGTTTCGAGAAGACGGCGCCACCGGTGGCGACATAGCGTGACATTACCGCCGCAAGCAACACGGACCAGGAGAAAACCCGATGATCAAGATCGCCACCGCACAGCTCTGGGTCCACGACCAGGACGAGGCGCTCGCCTTCTACACGCAGAAGGTGGGCATGGAGGTCCGGTCCGACGTCACCGTGCCGGAGATGGGCGACTTCCGCTGGCTCACGGTCGGCCCGGTCGGCCAGCCGGACGTCTCGCTCGTGCTGATGGCCGTGCCCGGCGCGCCGGTCTTCGACGCGGACACCCAGGCGCAGATCCGCGAACTGACCGCCAAGGGCGGCGCCGGCTCGGTCTTCCTGACCACCGACGACTGCGACGCCGCGTACCAGGAGCTGTCGGCGCGCGGCGTGGAGTTCAACGAGAAGCCGACCGACCAGCCCTACGGGCGCGACTGCGGCTTCCGCGACCCGTCCGGCAACAACATCCGGCTCACCCAGCTCGCCCCGATGTGACGCCGTCGAGCGGCAGCCGCGCCCGGCCGACCCGAGAGCGGGTCGGCCGGGCGCTGTCGTGGCCATGCCGCGGGGGACCTGTGAGGGATCGGCGCACGCCGTAACGAATGCCGTGGTCTCCGTCACGAACGGGGCTGCCGAGTGGAGTCGACCGGTCCTGTTGCGCTATCAACTATGCCTACACGGTCGTCCGCTGACGGCCCATGGCAAACAACGGGGCATAACTTCATGAGCACCATCAGCAGCACCAAGGCTGTCCGCGGCATGATCGGACTGGCCACCGTCGGCGTCTTCGCGCTGACCGGCTGCGGTCCGGACGAGGTCACCAGCACCACGCCGCCCGCCAGCGCCGCGGCGAGCGGCGGGTTCAAGGACACCACCGCCAAGCCGAGCGCACCGGCGAGCGGCGGCGCGACCAAGGCGGCCAAGCCGACCACGTCGGCCGCGCCGACCGCCACCGCCGACACGGGCGGTGGCGGCGACGACGGGAAGGTGGCCACGGCCGGGCAGAGCTTCAAGATCGGTCAGACCGCGCAGCTCCCGTTCGTCTACGGGGACACCAAGGGCACCATCGCGCTGACCGTCACCACGATCGAGGCGGGCGACCCCGCCGACCTGGCCTCGCTGAAGCTGGGCGACCAGGTCTCCGGCAAGATCCCGTACTACATCCGCTACACGATCAAGAACGTCGGCAGCACCGACCTCTCGTTCAGCACCGTGGACCACATGACCGGCCTGCTGCCGGACGGCACCCAGGGCCAGGACGTGATGGTGATCGGCGAGTTCGACAAGTGCAAGACCGACTCGCTGCCCAGCGGCTTCACCAACGGCCAGACCGCCCAGGGCTGCGCGGTGGTGCTCGCACCGTCGCCCGCGGTGAAGATCACGACGGCCCAGTACTGGGGCGAGCCCTTCTCGCTGGAGAAGGGGCTGACCTGGAAGTAGTCCGCAGGGCCGGCGGCTGAGCCGGCCTCGAGGCGGTGCGGAGAGTGCGCTGGTGCGCGCTCCCCGCACCGCCTTCGCGCCGTCGGGTGCCCGTTAGGATGTCCGCCGGGTGGGCCGCCTGGTCCGCTCACGCCCGAGACGGCGTCAGGGGAGGAAACCGGTGCG contains:
- a CDS encoding helix-turn-helix transcriptional regulator, whose protein sequence is MAHLPPARHLLRAKDLVDARYAEPLGVAELAAAAGLSRAHFSREFRRAFGESPHVYLLTRRLERAAALLRTTDHPIAGICCDVGLTSLGSFTTSFTRMYGLAPAAYRAAFPPAAAHAIVPGCVRRAYGRPQHRTFREDGATGGDIA
- a CDS encoding VOC family protein — encoded protein: MIKIATAQLWVHDQDEALAFYTQKVGMEVRSDVTVPEMGDFRWLTVGPVGQPDVSLVLMAVPGAPVFDADTQAQIRELTAKGGAGSVFLTTDDCDAAYQELSARGVEFNEKPTDQPYGRDCGFRDPSGNNIRLTQLAPM